Proteins co-encoded in one Aminivibrio pyruvatiphilus genomic window:
- the truD gene encoding tRNA pseudouridine(13) synthase TruD: MRIKTKADDFCVEEVLHFAPAKKEMPFRLFLLEKEGWNTSDAVREAAVRKKVPLGEIRSLGRKDRHARTVQFLSVPAEYDLACEGEGFSVRSAGYSLKQLEPAVLKGNRFSLVLRGMDDREAERTEIRLEQISSRGFANYFDDQRFGNVGSKGEFFGEMVVKRRFDAALRKYFSFCHPEAPAYLKKRKALLAEKWGKWEEMEPLCTEPLLKKMLSLLKKKGREGVLACLRLIPAEEMGMYFSAYSSFLWNETLSRFLQGEDGELFPVELRTGQVYQYAGLPEDLQRRLLSEPLHTVGPDMPPLPPDLDGVFSRLLGERGVRLSKFRMKEISQAYFASFPRQCAVLPEDMEWKREEDGLFPGKVALRLRFFLPRGSYATMLLKSAGRVQEPRT; the protein is encoded by the coding sequence ATGCGCATAAAAACAAAGGCAGACGATTTTTGTGTTGAAGAAGTGCTCCACTTTGCCCCGGCGAAAAAGGAAATGCCCTTCCGGCTTTTCCTGCTGGAAAAGGAGGGGTGGAACACATCCGACGCCGTCCGCGAGGCGGCAGTCCGGAAAAAGGTGCCCCTCGGCGAAATCAGGTCTCTCGGCAGGAAGGACCGCCACGCCAGGACGGTCCAGTTTCTTTCTGTTCCGGCGGAGTACGACCTCGCCTGCGAGGGGGAGGGCTTTTCAGTCCGGAGTGCCGGGTACAGCCTGAAACAGCTCGAGCCTGCCGTGCTGAAGGGCAACCGCTTTTCTCTCGTCCTTCGGGGCATGGACGACCGTGAAGCGGAAAGAACGGAGATCCGGCTGGAGCAGATCTCCAGCAGGGGATTCGCCAATTATTTCGACGACCAGCGTTTCGGCAACGTGGGGAGCAAGGGCGAGTTTTTCGGGGAGATGGTGGTGAAGAGACGGTTCGACGCCGCCCTCAGGAAGTATTTCTCCTTCTGCCACCCCGAGGCTCCGGCCTACCTGAAAAAACGGAAAGCTCTTCTCGCCGAGAAATGGGGAAAATGGGAGGAGATGGAACCCCTCTGCACGGAGCCCCTGCTGAAGAAGATGCTGTCCCTCCTGAAGAAGAAGGGGCGGGAAGGGGTTCTTGCCTGTCTCAGGCTCATACCGGCCGAGGAGATGGGCATGTATTTCTCAGCCTATTCGAGCTTTCTCTGGAATGAAACCCTCTCACGGTTCCTTCAGGGAGAGGACGGGGAGCTTTTCCCGGTTGAGCTCAGGACAGGTCAGGTGTACCAGTATGCCGGTCTTCCGGAGGACCTGCAGCGGAGGCTCCTGTCGGAACCCCTTCACACTGTGGGGCCGGACATGCCTCCTCTTCCCCCCGATCTGGACGGGGTTTTTTCCCGCCTCCTGGGCGAGCGGGGCGTGCGGCTCTCCAAGTTCCGCATGAAAGAGATCTCCCAGGCCTATTTCGCTTCTTTCCCCAGGCAGTGCGCCGTATTGCCTGAGGATATGGAATGGAAAAGGGAAGAGGACGGCCTCTTCCCCGGGAAAGTCGCTCTTCGGCTCCGGTTTTTCCTGCCGAGGGGGAGCTATGCAACCATGCTGCTGAAGTCGGCGGGGAGGGTTCAGGAACCCCGGACGTAG
- a CDS encoding NAD(P)/FAD-dependent oxidoreductase, which translates to MIYDAIIVGSGPAGIFAAMELVRHGKKVLIVDKGRVIRERKCPIVEGKSKTCLNCESCSIVSGWGGAGSASDGKLTLTTGFGGNLEENIGEEALHDMIAYVDKAFVEYGADNNSYEPSGAVVKDTIRKASSVGLKILPARIRHIGTDASREVLNNMYEDLLQKCDILMNTFVEDIIVESGRAVGIRLADGTERRGEYVIAAPGREGASWLAGVVEKLNIPIASMPVDIGVRVEVPDSVCEDLTQHFYEVKCLYNTPTFDDRCRTFCMNPSGFVVYEYNKSHDLVTVNGHSLKNVKSRNTNFAILVTKNFTQPFNDPIGYATHVAKLANMLAGGGILLQRLGDLRDGRRSTQSRIDRGMITPTANAQPGDLSLVLPHRYLTDIVEFLDALNTIMPGVNQNDTLLYGVEIKLYSLRLELRKNLQVPVIERLFMAGDGAGVSRGIIQAAASGVVAARAILG; encoded by the coding sequence ATGATATATGATGCCATAATCGTCGGATCCGGTCCTGCCGGAATTTTCGCCGCCATGGAGCTCGTGCGGCACGGAAAGAAAGTCCTGATAGTGGACAAGGGGCGGGTGATCCGGGAGCGGAAGTGCCCCATCGTTGAGGGGAAAAGCAAGACCTGCCTCAACTGCGAGTCCTGCAGCATCGTGTCGGGCTGGGGCGGCGCCGGGTCAGCCTCGGACGGGAAGCTGACCCTCACCACGGGATTCGGCGGCAACCTCGAAGAAAACATCGGCGAGGAAGCGCTCCACGACATGATCGCCTACGTGGACAAAGCTTTTGTCGAGTACGGTGCCGACAACAACTCCTACGAGCCCTCGGGAGCCGTGGTGAAGGACACCATCCGGAAGGCCTCCAGCGTGGGGCTCAAGATCCTCCCCGCCCGTATACGGCATATCGGGACGGACGCTTCCCGGGAAGTGCTCAACAATATGTACGAGGATCTGCTGCAGAAGTGCGACATCCTCATGAACACCTTCGTGGAGGACATCATTGTCGAGAGCGGCCGGGCAGTGGGCATCCGCCTCGCCGACGGGACCGAGCGCCGGGGTGAGTACGTCATCGCCGCCCCGGGAAGGGAAGGAGCGTCATGGCTTGCCGGCGTGGTGGAGAAACTGAACATTCCCATTGCCTCCATGCCCGTGGATATCGGCGTCCGGGTGGAAGTGCCCGACAGCGTCTGCGAAGACCTGACCCAGCATTTCTACGAAGTGAAATGTCTTTACAACACCCCCACCTTCGACGACCGGTGCCGCACGTTCTGCATGAACCCGTCGGGATTCGTGGTGTATGAGTACAACAAGTCCCACGACCTGGTGACGGTGAACGGCCACAGCCTGAAAAACGTGAAATCCAGGAACACCAACTTCGCCATCCTCGTGACGAAGAACTTCACCCAGCCCTTCAACGACCCCATAGGCTACGCCACTCACGTGGCGAAGCTGGCGAACATGCTCGCCGGCGGAGGCATCCTCCTCCAGCGGCTTGGGGACCTGCGGGACGGCAGGCGCTCCACCCAGTCGAGGATCGACAGGGGAATGATCACCCCCACGGCGAACGCCCAGCCGGGCGACCTGAGTCTTGTCCTCCCTCACCGGTATCTCACGGACATCGTGGAGTTTCTGGATGCCCTGAACACGATCATGCCGGGGGTCAACCAGAACGACACGCTGCTCTACGGTGTGGAGATCAAGCTCTATTCCCTGAGGCTGGAACTGCGGAAAAACCTTCAGGTTCCCGTCATCGAAAGGCTGTTCATGGCGGGAGACGGTGCCGGGGTAAGCCGGGGTATCATCCAGGCCGCGGCCAGCGGCGTGGTGGCCGCCCGGGCGATTCTCGGCTGA
- a CDS encoding deoxynucleoside kinase codes for MGRVQVIVEGMTASGKSTVVNLLSERLGLQVMPEEFRDQYDLLRRFHHERRWAFPMQLNFLVTRFAQYLCASESENYILDRSVFGDKIYATLYYRLGYFRDSQFGTYLMLYDSLLKHLAMPRLMIVLSCPFEEIMRRIRARGREDELAAGESYWKSLYDAYSSFREFVRSETGLSNGGLMTLDLSDPAFITTPSRVERFVEEVKERLGLEEPPPGEK; via the coding sequence ATGGGAAGGGTTCAGGTCATTGTCGAAGGGATGACGGCAAGCGGGAAGTCTACCGTGGTGAACCTGCTTTCGGAGCGTCTCGGCCTGCAGGTTATGCCCGAGGAATTCAGGGACCAGTACGATCTTCTCCGGAGATTCCACCACGAGCGGCGGTGGGCGTTTCCCATGCAGCTGAACTTCCTTGTAACCAGGTTTGCCCAGTATCTCTGCGCCTCCGAATCGGAGAACTACATTCTTGACCGGAGTGTCTTCGGCGACAAAATATACGCGACGCTGTACTACCGGCTGGGCTATTTCCGGGACAGCCAGTTCGGCACGTACCTCATGCTCTATGATTCGCTGCTGAAGCACCTTGCCATGCCCAGGCTGATGATCGTGCTGTCCTGCCCCTTCGAAGAGATCATGCGCCGTATACGGGCCAGGGGCCGGGAGGATGAACTGGCCGCAGGGGAATCCTACTGGAAGTCCCTCTACGATGCCTATTCCTCCTTCCGGGAGTTTGTCCGCTCCGAGACGGGGCTTTCCAACGGCGGGCTCATGACCCTGGATCTCTCCGACCCGGCGTTCATCACCACGCCCTCGAGAGTCGAGCGTTTTGTCGAAGAAGTGAAAGAACGGCTGGGACTGGAAGAACCGCCGCCGGGAGAGAAATGA
- a CDS encoding diguanylate cyclase domain-containing protein, with translation MNESFEKPLGNEGTDKINFLIQKTIRLEKDSARWKREEAALRDMERRYLALSENPVFLMMILSGGRVTYLNGRGEAFFGFPLRERPRFLLTDYVAPGYCVEVEKFLEQGGGAELWERRGSFPVVSEGGVERWLDMAVTPMEYRGEPSMLAVGCEIPAPGRNDPAEEADAPAGIPWSAENLLAAVTDRDCVLQFMTEGFRREAVSMWKDPPEAGRSMLELLPEGDRGLPFRLAVEKALAGEGAEIGQEAGEKFFSISFAPVFSPEGQISGISLVLCEKTGQRAAERKIRAEEEKFRRLFSLVSDLGVIVGRDDGRIMECNRAFLERTGLSGERPEGKTLGDLGFLPFGSLKNALFSGIGEKGSVREMEQSVTLPSGETVPVLLSAIPLERGGRQVLLLSLREMTAPAAEAPLPEAPAPSGGEKTSQARSGGTDKLLGIADREGFGRLLSTETERAARYRGSLSVILMDIDGFRELMEEAGEDGGKKFLRDFCTAVKGRIRPTDFLARLGGGEFAVLTPMSGYMAHQMADKIRDMVCHSHFFTGRGVFCSFGVCEYRREMSNEEFLKRAGIALREAKRAGGNRAVLAPPIP, from the coding sequence ATGAACGAGAGTTTTGAAAAGCCCCTCGGCAATGAAGGAACCGATAAAATCAACTTCCTGATCCAGAAGACCATCCGGCTGGAGAAAGACTCCGCCCGGTGGAAGCGCGAGGAGGCGGCTCTCCGGGATATGGAGCGCCGGTACCTCGCCCTTTCGGAAAACCCGGTCTTCCTCATGATGATCCTCTCGGGAGGAAGGGTGACCTATCTCAACGGGAGGGGAGAAGCCTTCTTCGGTTTTCCCCTCAGGGAACGCCCGAGGTTCCTCCTGACGGACTACGTGGCGCCGGGATACTGCGTCGAGGTGGAAAAATTTCTGGAACAGGGCGGCGGAGCCGAACTCTGGGAAAGGCGCGGGTCCTTCCCTGTGGTTTCCGAAGGGGGAGTTGAGAGGTGGCTCGATATGGCCGTCACCCCGATGGAATACAGGGGTGAACCGTCAATGCTCGCCGTGGGGTGCGAGATTCCGGCACCGGGGCGGAATGACCCCGCGGAGGAAGCGGATGCTCCAGCCGGAATTCCCTGGTCCGCGGAAAACCTCCTGGCGGCGGTTACCGACAGGGACTGCGTTCTGCAGTTCATGACCGAAGGCTTCCGGAGAGAAGCCGTCTCCATGTGGAAAGATCCCCCTGAAGCGGGACGCTCCATGCTGGAACTGCTTCCCGAAGGGGACAGGGGGCTTCCCTTCCGGTTGGCCGTAGAAAAGGCCCTTGCCGGAGAAGGGGCCGAGATAGGCCAGGAGGCCGGAGAAAAGTTTTTTTCCATCTCCTTCGCCCCGGTCTTTTCCCCGGAGGGGCAGATATCGGGCATTTCGCTGGTGCTGTGCGAGAAGACTGGACAGCGGGCTGCCGAGAGAAAAATCCGTGCCGAGGAGGAGAAATTCCGCAGGCTGTTTTCCCTGGTGTCCGACCTTGGAGTAATCGTCGGCAGGGACGACGGGCGGATCATGGAATGCAACAGGGCGTTCCTGGAACGAACGGGCCTTTCGGGAGAAAGGCCCGAGGGGAAGACCCTGGGCGATCTGGGGTTCCTTCCCTTCGGATCTCTGAAAAACGCCCTTTTCTCGGGAATCGGCGAAAAAGGCTCCGTCCGGGAGATGGAACAGAGCGTCACGCTCCCCTCCGGCGAGACCGTTCCCGTTCTCCTTTCCGCCATTCCCCTCGAACGGGGCGGCAGGCAGGTCCTTCTGCTGTCCCTTCGGGAAATGACCGCACCGGCTGCGGAGGCACCCCTGCCTGAAGCGCCTGCCCCGTCCGGCGGTGAGAAGACTTCTCAGGCGAGGAGCGGAGGCACTGACAAACTCCTCGGGATAGCCGACAGGGAGGGGTTCGGGAGGTTATTGTCCACCGAGACGGAGAGAGCCGCCAGGTACCGCGGAAGCCTTTCCGTCATCCTGATGGATATCGACGGATTTCGGGAATTGATGGAGGAGGCGGGAGAAGATGGGGGGAAAAAATTCCTCCGGGACTTCTGCACCGCGGTAAAAGGCCGCATCCGCCCCACTGATTTCCTCGCCCGTCTCGGAGGGGGCGAATTCGCCGTCCTGACGCCCATGAGCGGCTACATGGCCCACCAGATGGCGGACAAGATACGGGACATGGTCTGCCATTCCCATTTCTTTACGGGGCGCGGGGTTTTCTGCAGCTTCGGCGTGTGCGAATACCGCAGGGAAATGTCCAATGAAGAATTTTTGAAACGGGCGGGGATCGCCCTGCGGGAAGCGAAGAGGGCCGGGGGGAACCGGGCTGTTCTCGCACCGCCCATTCCCTGA
- a CDS encoding DUF2179 domain-containing protein — translation MDLVGLLLIFCARIVDVSCGTVRILFLVRGKRALAAAIGFVEVMVYLTALGHILGGGREMSLLQMVVYCAGFSSGNFIGSMLEERLLNAYVLLELIMDRTPETKEMIENIRQDGYGATVLYGRGRNGVRTIIKIICRRSDIPVITAHTKNRGFICITDVKGCTGGYFRLQRK, via the coding sequence ATGGACCTTGTAGGGCTTCTTCTCATTTTCTGCGCCAGGATCGTGGATGTGAGCTGCGGCACGGTCCGCATCCTGTTTCTCGTGAGGGGAAAGAGAGCTCTTGCGGCCGCCATCGGCTTTGTGGAAGTGATGGTGTACCTGACGGCCCTGGGACACATCCTCGGCGGCGGAAGAGAAATGAGCCTGCTTCAGATGGTGGTCTACTGCGCCGGCTTTTCGTCCGGGAACTTCATCGGCTCCATGCTTGAGGAGAGGCTGCTGAACGCCTATGTACTTCTTGAGCTCATCATGGACAGAACCCCGGAAACGAAGGAAATGATCGAAAACATCCGGCAGGACGGCTATGGCGCCACGGTGCTCTACGGCCGGGGCCGCAACGGCGTGAGGACGATCATCAAGATAATCTGCAGGCGAAGCGACATCCCTGTCATCACTGCCCACACGAAAAACAGGGGATTCATCTGCATCACCGATGTCAAGGGCTGCACGGGCGGATATTTCCGCCTGCAGCGGAAGTGA
- a CDS encoding GGDEF domain-containing protein — MDMERTIMLLEERVSFLSLERKAALHAFETALDLNAFTVSLTGLDSLQEVLRETASKLRSMERFGSLAFFLAGEEDGTLYPAFADPQGEEQTLERELLPLIEDRTVAWTLRRKKPILVSRPGGQGKLFLHSLSSPSKVLGLFLAVIEKKNEDEDYEPSFPDFLSIVLATAAGLADNLLLRARIDELNMSLQEKVYHLEKSREELSIYRDNLEREVDIRTRELETANEDLRKEIEERRRMEAEVRYRAYHDALTGLANRDLFSARLQEALDRDEPVAVLFMDLDGFKGVNDTLGHDMGDRLLQKIARRLKLEVSDRDTVARMGGDEFTIVVPSPPSRKTVEDLAARILRRVSKKALLAGKEISVTASIGISLSPDNGSTVQDLMKHADVAMYTAKDMGKNRFAFRDSLA; from the coding sequence ATGGATATGGAAAGAACCATAATGCTTCTGGAAGAACGGGTTTCCTTTCTTTCCCTGGAAAGAAAGGCGGCCCTTCATGCCTTTGAAACGGCCCTCGACCTGAACGCCTTCACGGTGTCGCTCACGGGGCTCGACTCCCTCCAGGAAGTCCTCCGGGAGACGGCATCGAAACTGCGGTCCATGGAGCGGTTCGGTTCCCTGGCTTTTTTTCTTGCCGGCGAAGAGGACGGAACCCTCTACCCTGCCTTCGCAGACCCTCAGGGTGAGGAACAGACCCTCGAACGGGAACTCCTCCCCCTTATCGAAGACAGGACCGTGGCCTGGACCCTCAGAAGGAAAAAACCCATTCTTGTTTCCCGGCCCGGCGGACAGGGGAAACTTTTCCTCCATTCCCTCTCATCACCGTCGAAAGTGCTCGGGCTGTTTCTCGCCGTCATCGAAAAGAAAAACGAAGACGAAGACTACGAACCGTCTTTTCCCGATTTTCTCTCCATCGTCCTCGCCACCGCGGCGGGACTGGCGGACAACCTTCTCCTCAGGGCGAGGATCGACGAGCTGAACATGAGCCTCCAGGAGAAAGTCTACCACCTCGAAAAATCCAGGGAAGAGCTCTCCATCTACCGGGACAACCTGGAACGTGAGGTGGATATCCGGACCAGGGAGCTGGAAACAGCGAACGAGGATCTCAGGAAGGAAATCGAGGAACGGCGGCGCATGGAGGCCGAGGTGCGGTACAGGGCCTACCACGACGCCCTGACCGGGCTCGCCAACAGGGATCTTTTCTCCGCCCGCCTCCAGGAGGCCCTCGACAGGGATGAGCCCGTGGCCGTGCTTTTCATGGACCTGGACGGATTCAAGGGCGTCAACGACACCCTCGGCCATGACATGGGCGACAGACTGCTGCAGAAAATCGCCCGGAGGCTGAAACTGGAAGTGAGCGACAGGGATACGGTGGCCCGTATGGGGGGCGACGAATTCACCATCGTCGTGCCGTCGCCCCCGTCACGGAAAACCGTGGAGGATCTGGCGGCCCGCATCCTCCGCCGAGTGTCGAAAAAAGCGCTCCTTGCGGGAAAGGAGATCTCCGTAACCGCCAGCATCGGCATCAGCCTCTCCCCGGACAACGGCTCCACGGTCCAGGACCTCATGAAACACGCCGACGTGGCCATGTACACCGCCAAGGACATGGGCAAGAACAGGTTCGCTTTCCGGGACAGCCTCGCCTGA
- a CDS encoding peptidylprolyl isomerase translates to MKVFRTLSSALLVLLLLVFAAGAETAKTGDPAPEVKAAPSEAKAPADPLTVMARVGETEIRLKDVREILGRLDPQRAAMYDNEMGHRAILEEMVNMELFLLLGRELEVEKDPGFVEMLESVKKDIIRRFAIDRVMKDVKVTPEEIAEFYEKNTENFTVPESVRASHILVSGDQEMEKVREDLKAGMSFEDAAKKHSVCPSKEQGGDLGYFSKGQMVKEFEDAAFAMKVGDVSAEPVKTQFGLHLIKLVEKKDASVRPLEEVKAELVEALENDKKGKIYQDELARLREKYKVEIVGEKKEETKEEVKEEKAREAGK, encoded by the coding sequence ATGAAAGTGTTTCGTACTCTGAGTTCCGCACTGCTCGTCCTGCTTCTTCTCGTCTTTGCCGCCGGCGCCGAAACGGCGAAGACCGGCGATCCTGCTCCCGAAGTCAAGGCCGCCCCTTCCGAGGCGAAGGCTCCCGCAGATCCCCTGACCGTTATGGCCCGGGTGGGGGAGACGGAAATCCGGCTGAAGGACGTGAGGGAAATCCTGGGCAGGCTTGATCCCCAGAGGGCCGCCATGTACGACAACGAGATGGGGCACCGGGCCATTCTCGAGGAAATGGTCAACATGGAGCTTTTTCTTCTTCTCGGCAGGGAGCTCGAAGTGGAGAAAGACCCCGGTTTTGTCGAGATGCTGGAAAGCGTGAAAAAGGATATCATCCGCAGGTTTGCCATCGACAGGGTGATGAAGGACGTGAAGGTCACTCCTGAAGAGATCGCCGAGTTTTATGAAAAGAACACGGAGAATTTTACCGTTCCTGAAAGCGTGAGGGCCTCCCATATTCTCGTGAGCGGAGACCAGGAAATGGAGAAGGTCAGGGAAGACCTGAAAGCGGGCATGTCCTTCGAGGATGCGGCAAAGAAGCATTCCGTCTGCCCGTCGAAGGAGCAGGGCGGAGATCTGGGCTATTTCTCCAAAGGACAGATGGTCAAGGAGTTCGAGGATGCCGCTTTCGCCATGAAGGTGGGCGACGTTTCCGCCGAGCCCGTGAAAACCCAGTTCGGCCTTCACCTGATCAAGCTCGTCGAGAAGAAGGACGCCTCGGTCCGCCCCCTGGAAGAGGTAAAGGCCGAACTCGTAGAAGCCCTTGAAAACGACAAGAAGGGAAAGATCTACCAGGACGAGCTTGCCAGGCTGAGAGAAAAGTACAAGGTTGAGATCGTCGGGGAAAAGAAAGAAGAAACAAAGGAAGAAGTGAAGGAAGAAAAGGCCCGGGAGGCAGGCAAGTAG
- a CDS encoding response regulator, which yields MDLQLPVRVLIAEDDPMVCSLHVQAVRQLSGFAVAGTVSDGFELLEFFKRNTADLIVMDIFMPRLSGLEALKRLRSRGNTSDVILVSAGKKADLVSRARTLGAFDYMIKPYSLQRFRASLENYMEHRMRLRAVRDETTQEEVDAFFEIGHRSSGPAGEEEVLPKGFQKETLALVAGTLGESGSPTALELGDRLSISRSTARRYLEYLAEKGLAEISFEYRTSGRPLKRYTTPGKK from the coding sequence ATGGATTTACAACTTCCCGTGCGGGTGCTCATCGCAGAGGATGATCCCATGGTCTGCAGCCTCCACGTACAGGCCGTCCGCCAGCTGTCAGGTTTCGCAGTCGCGGGAACCGTCAGCGACGGATTCGAGCTTCTCGAATTCTTCAAAAGAAACACCGCCGACCTTATCGTCATGGACATCTTCATGCCCCGCCTCTCCGGCCTCGAAGCCCTCAAAAGACTCAGGTCCAGGGGAAATACATCCGACGTAATCCTCGTCTCCGCAGGAAAAAAAGCCGATCTTGTCTCCAGGGCACGGACTCTCGGAGCCTTCGATTATATGATCAAGCCGTACTCCCTCCAGAGATTCAGGGCATCCCTGGAAAACTACATGGAACACAGGATGCGGCTCCGTGCCGTCAGGGATGAAACGACCCAGGAAGAAGTTGACGCCTTCTTCGAGATCGGGCATCGGTCTTCCGGCCCTGCCGGGGAAGAAGAAGTCCTTCCCAAGGGGTTCCAGAAGGAGACCCTCGCCCTGGTCGCGGGAACCCTGGGCGAATCCGGCAGCCCCACCGCCCTGGAACTGGGCGACAGGCTCTCCATCTCCCGTTCCACGGCACGGCGATACCTCGAATACCTCGCAGAAAAAGGGCTGGCGGAGATCAGTTTCGAATACCGCACCAGCGGCCGTCCTCTGAAACGCTACACTACCCCGGGCAAGAAATGA
- a CDS encoding response regulator, whose amino-acid sequence MTGRRPSAPASAGIPGASGRERREIRRCLEEILLLTGDAETKTMPPHSAADRSASIRRLAEEALSLLGGPSFLPDEKKAPEKAALFSITSVCFAAAGSAAAKGAPSAARVEIDPSVPSLVEGDPLMLEHMLDEIIGKAAGAGNGKIILSAVARRNLPEGIEILFSAGEAKNSPSFAMTFIDSSPEEDGGTPSLALLAEDNPLSARIMESNLEALDFRVMTASNGKEALALAEEHRFDIILMDIQMPEMDGMEATRALRRMERKKGRRVPVLAVSASLEEEDRKRCLEAGMDGFLPKSSSPEAMARTISSLLPGREFLTAREREEESPLLSATGGNREAAAEAAAIFLKTTPPLMAEMKRAVAHGDRLLLVSHAHRLKGNLAFFGAEKAAGLAKAMEDTAKSRALEGLPSLLYSLISEVNRLLAELRKEWGPR is encoded by the coding sequence ATGACAGGACGCCGCCCTTCAGCACCGGCATCAGCGGGAATACCGGGCGCCTCCGGGCGGGAGCGCCGCGAAATCCGACGGTGCCTGGAGGAAATTCTTCTTCTCACCGGAGATGCAGAAACAAAAACCATGCCGCCCCACAGCGCCGCCGATCGCTCCGCTTCAATCAGGCGCCTGGCTGAAGAGGCCCTTTCCCTTCTCGGCGGTCCTTCCTTCCTTCCGGACGAGAAAAAAGCACCGGAGAAAGCGGCACTCTTCTCCATAACCTCGGTCTGCTTCGCAGCTGCAGGATCGGCTGCAGCGAAAGGAGCGCCTTCTGCCGCCAGGGTGGAAATCGACCCGTCGGTTCCCTCCCTCGTGGAAGGAGACCCGCTCATGCTGGAGCACATGCTGGATGAAATCATCGGGAAAGCAGCCGGGGCAGGAAACGGGAAGATCATACTTTCCGCCGTCGCCAGGCGAAACCTTCCGGAAGGTATTGAAATACTCTTCTCCGCGGGAGAGGCAAAAAACAGCCCGTCCTTTGCCATGACCTTCATCGACTCCTCTCCGGAAGAGGACGGAGGAACACCGTCCCTCGCCCTTCTGGCCGAGGACAACCCCCTGAGCGCCAGGATCATGGAATCAAACCTGGAAGCCCTGGATTTCAGGGTCATGACGGCCTCCAACGGGAAAGAGGCCCTTGCCCTCGCTGAAGAGCACAGGTTCGACATCATTCTCATGGACATCCAGATGCCCGAAATGGACGGAATGGAGGCAACCCGGGCACTTCGGCGGATGGAAAGGAAAAAGGGCCGGAGGGTTCCCGTTCTGGCCGTTTCCGCCTCCCTGGAAGAAGAGGACAGGAAGAGATGCCTCGAAGCAGGCATGGACGGTTTTTTGCCAAAATCCTCCTCACCTGAGGCCATGGCGCGGACCATCTCATCCCTTCTGCCCGGAAGAGAATTCCTGACGGCCCGGGAAAGAGAGGAAGAATCCCCGCTGCTCTCCGCAACCGGAGGAAACCGGGAAGCGGCGGCGGAAGCCGCTGCAATTTTCCTGAAGACGACCCCCCCGCTCATGGCGGAAATGAAGCGGGCGGTCGCTCATGGCGACCGCCTTCTGCTGGTATCCCATGCCCACAGGTTAAAGGGCAACCTCGCATTTTTCGGGGCGGAAAAGGCAGCCGGACTTGCGAAAGCCATGGAGGACACGGCAAAAAGCAGGGCTCTTGAAGGACTCCCTTCCCTGCTCTACTCCCTCATATCGGAGGTCAACCGCCTGCTGGCCGAATTACGAAAGGAATGGGGCCCCCGCTGA
- a CDS encoding HesA/MoeB/ThiF family protein, with product MSWFDTVVYSAEAVGPWKMVSFLELRKAAAMEGLSPAEAEIYCLENGYVPSRYIRSMGTLGPDGQLRLLSSCAAVIGCGGLGGLVGDLLARAGVGRLVFVDGDVFDETNLNRQLLATEELLGKSKARTAAARAMEINGAVEAEGRQCRFDSFTAEGILEGVDLAVDCLDSLTSRRVLFAECASRGIPLVSGAIAGFWGQVGVVLPGDETLTGYLAGESDTGVETETGNPPFTPALVAALECAQAVKLLTGKGTVLAEQLLWIDLADDEFTRLRLR from the coding sequence GTGAGCTGGTTTGATACTGTGGTGTATTCCGCTGAGGCGGTGGGCCCCTGGAAAATGGTATCCTTTCTGGAACTCAGGAAGGCTGCTGCCATGGAGGGACTTTCTCCCGCCGAAGCGGAGATTTATTGTCTCGAAAACGGCTACGTTCCGTCGAGATATATCCGGAGCATGGGGACTCTCGGACCCGACGGTCAGCTTCGCCTGCTCTCGTCCTGCGCGGCCGTTATAGGCTGCGGCGGCCTGGGGGGGCTCGTGGGAGACCTGCTGGCCCGGGCGGGGGTGGGGCGCCTCGTATTTGTTGACGGTGATGTTTTCGACGAAACGAACCTGAACCGGCAGCTCCTTGCAACGGAGGAGCTGCTCGGTAAATCAAAGGCAAGGACGGCGGCAGCAAGGGCCATGGAGATCAACGGTGCCGTGGAGGCCGAGGGAAGGCAGTGCCGATTCGACTCCTTCACGGCGGAGGGAATTCTCGAGGGCGTGGATCTGGCGGTGGACTGTCTCGACAGCCTCACATCCCGGAGAGTACTGTTTGCGGAGTGCGCTTCCAGGGGGATTCCTCTCGTTTCGGGAGCCATCGCCGGGTTCTGGGGGCAGGTGGGTGTCGTACTTCCGGGAGACGAGACGCTTACAGGGTACCTCGCCGGCGAGTCGGATACGGGAGTCGAGACGGAAACAGGCAATCCGCCCTTCACCCCCGCCCTTGTGGCAGCCCTGGAATGTGCCCAGGCAGTGAAGCTTCTTACGGGGAAGGGAACGGTTCTCGCGGAACAGCTCCTGTGGATCGACCTCGCCGATGACGAGTTCACCCGCCTGAGGCTCCGCTAG